ACTCTACCTAATTTGTTTTTACATATGAGATGAGTggagataagatgagttaagattaaaattaaaattaaaattaaatattattataatatatatttttaatattatttttattttaagatttaaaaaagttaaattttttattttattttgtatgaaaattttaaaaaattataatgatgagataaattgagattaaatgaattgaaatgatttgtaaaaacgGGTGAAGATATGACTATAGATTATAGCCTATCTCATGCCCTTTCCTGGTCGGGCTGGCAATAAATAACTCAAATAGGatttataaggaaaaaaaaaaaaaaaaaaatcacgcaCTCGGGCGTTACAATCAAGAAAATCCTTAATAGAAAAGTGAGCTACAAGCAGGAGGATGCGAGCGAGCGAGCGACACTCTGTTGAGCTCTATTCTAGCTTTCATCTGCATTTCAGGGACAAGAAATTACAATACCTCATCCAAGGCTTCATGCTGCACATTCATTCATCATTGTCGTCCAAACGTCAACTTTATTTCTTCAGCTCATTCTGTCAAATACCCACAATAACTTTATTATAGCAAACTTCGAGTTCCAAACACGAATATTCCATTCATTCTTCCCAATATGAGAATGAGGCTGATCATCCCTGCCGTAATCCCAAATCCCACCATCACTACCCAAAAGAGGCAGCAAACTCAAAATCGTAAATCCATCGGGTTTCATCCCATCACTCCATAAACTTTACATTACTCACAATTTCCTTATCAAAACTGAGATTCCAGTAACAATTACTAGCATAGCCCCTATTATTTCATTCCAAGAACGTGAATTTCCTTCCAGCATCTCATCAAACAACTTGCGGGTCCACTACATTCGACCGCATTTACAGCAGGTATATGAATATCAACAAATTGGCAACAACCCTATCCGAAACAAACCCAGTTGGTAAACTCCAATCTACCCAGATACTTTCACAAGTGTAGCGTGTGATACCCTTAGAGGATAAAAGTAGGTGGTATTTTGGATCCCATAGTATTTGGGGAGGAAaagtttttgttctttataatattttaatagaattctaattatattattgagtAGTATTTTTGAAGAATAAGCTATGTAGTTTGAGTCTTTCGACATTACAAATGATATCCAAGTAATATGAGATTCCAAACACTATCGACCTTATCCTGTTATCATATGGGACTATTACGTAGATGACATCCCGTTGAATGAATCAAGAGCCTCATCATATACACGATTTTTCAAATACCCATTAATTAACAAGTTTCATAGCATCATAGGTATGCATTCTCACCCTCAACCGAGTAAAAATGAACTGGGCCCGATTTGGGCTTTCCACATATAGCCGCATACATTTGTTTGGTGGCGAGGAAAGGGCTCTGAGCCTCTGTCCCTCCCTGCCCGTATGAGAGGATGAGAGCGTGCCATTGCTGGCTGAGGCTTAGAGATTGGCGGACTATGGCAAACCGAAGAGAATGGAGGAGACTAGGAATTAGCTGGTGGCTACAGCAAGTGGTAGAAGCAATGTAAATGACTTGTGAGTGTAAAGCGTCTTGCTTCCTGAATGGGCTTTTAAGCTTGGCGTCAACTACACCGAGATCGAGAGTGGGCCTTCACGTCTTGAGCTACGTAAATGGGAAGCTACCATAAAATTGgcgtaatttataaaattttatagatttattttataataaaaataattttataatgtgacatataatattaagtcacgttaatttataatttatttttatataatatttttatgactaaagtattttcttAATACAAAATGTTTCCATGGCAATgaagtgaaattattttttatcgcAAAATAGATTTAGGCTACACTTAAATAATGAGTCAATTTTAGATGATCTGTtgataatgatgaaataataataaaagaatatcaaataatagtgaatagtagtaaaaagtaataaaaatagataaataataataataataaaatattaaatagtagtcactacccaaacacaaccttaatgTCTCAAACTAAATTATGTcaacatataaatttattttttcaaaatggttACATatgttcaaaatttttcaacgTTTCTTTTTCTAAATGTCACTTTCCATTACTATTACATCctctttttgatatttttttaattaaaaaaaaaatctaaagttGACGAGTAATGTTATTTAATCAAATCACAATAAGATGAGAATAAGATGATAGTATGATCAGTAAGAATGCATTATTAAAATTAAGAGGATTTAAATCCAAATCTTATAATCTGATATGTATTGGAATTGAAACCGAGCTAAATAATCACGATAATTTCTCATATTGTACTTTGTTATATAACTTTGTTGTGATGTGACTATGAAATCTCGAAAGTATTTTTCATGTTGAAAGGACTTAGAATTCAGAAATTTAAATCAACTAGTATTAAAATATCAAGATATTAATTGAAGGACTTAATTACGATATGAAGTGTTAATAACTCACAGGATCTAATTGATCTAATCTTGGCATGAGTTTAATGATTCGATATTGAACAATAAATAAGATGGTATTTGTTTATATTCATTTAGAAGACCAACTGATCAAGACGTTTCACAAACAATAGTCGGTAAGGATATCTGAGAGCTCAATCTGACTTGAAAgctcaatatatatttatgtaaggGAAGTCTTACACCGAATACttccatttaattaatatgtaatttatcatttttattcttttatttaaacacacatatatttaagcattaaaatagaaaaaaaaataataaatcatatattaaaTAGGTAGAGATATGTGGCTTaagatttcattattatttatatatatataagaagttattattttctatccctcttgcttttttttctctctttctttattaaTGTTCTCACAAGAATTTGTATTAATCACGCATGCCAACTTTATATGACATTAGTCATTTTCGTATAGCcctttctactcatcattcttaCACTATacaccatattttattttttattttttattttaatttttaattttttttattaccaataaattaaagaaattcttctactcattatctatacaccacatatttgataagaaaaaaaatcatatataatatgtaatacaaAGATGATGTGTAGAATTTTCTTTGCTATAAATCATAATTTTGTTAGAATTCCTATACACAAATGGACTACAAAATATAAACCAAAtgaagagttttgctacgtacaaacGAATCTACACACCGATTTACGTATCAATAATACtgcattcatattcaaaatttaaattagtactatttttattaaaatctaacTTTCTGACCAATCACGTTGGATGGATACACGTATTGGTGCAGAAAATCACTCACAACcagatttttcttaatatatatcatatttgaaGGAGACTCTTTCAATATCATCATTGCGACCCAACATCGCCACACTATGACAGATTGGAGAATTGTCCTCAGAATGGAAGGACGTTACCATTGCTATCAATTCCTTCTCCTCATggtcatgatgatgatgagagtTGTACTAGTTGTTAGTACACAACAATCATTTGGGgaaataattttaaaccaaATGGTGCGCGGCATGTTGTGTTAAAGAAATTACCTTCATCAAAGGGCACCGATTACTTGATTCCTTTGGTACTGctttatattataaaacttgTTTCCCTTTTGAGTCATGCTTCTACATCCATTTGGTTCTCAAAAAGTGtaagcagaaaaagaaaggagcaAAATACTAGAAAATTGTTGAGAACTTACAAAACTAagcccttttcttttcttgtattgaTCTTTGTACCTTCCGGGAATCAACACAAAGCCCCTATGAATAATTGCAGCACGATACCACTGGCTGAAACATGAAAGATATTTAAACCTCCCCAAGGGCTGGTTTAATAATTGGAGTACAACAACTAAAATAACCCTTTTCATGTTACGTGCCACACACGTGATGTTTTCGACCACTTTATTGTCAAAATACATAGTAGTTTGCCCAGACTGCATCATGAAAAGCCCAGATGTTCTGCATATGTGCAGCAGTTTGAAGCCCCTATTTAAGAGCCTGATCACTTCAATGAAAAGGTAGTGATATAGTAAGCTAAGAAAACTGAGATTTGTCAAACTTTAACTGAAGGGAGTGACTAGATTATGCAAAGAAGCTCTGCTTGTCGCACTTGCTACAATATTGAAGTTGCCATGGACATCATCCATCCACAATCCATCCCATATTATATCCTCGTTTGAGGCCTCAGGAACAGGCAAGTTGCTATGGAGCAAGGAGGAAAGATAATTCTGCTCCTCGATGGtgtttgggaaaatggtggtcaTCCCATGCTTCACCTGAGGTTGAGATGTTGCTCTATGCTCGTTTTCATCGAGCAGGGCCATGATCCTTTCCATGTCCACTTGATTCATCTGCaactgttgttgttgttgttgtatttgttgacattgttgttgttgttgttgttgctgctgctgctgatgAAATTGCTGCTTCCTTAGGAGTCGAGTTTTTGCCTTTTTAGAAGCATCAGAAGGGACTTTAGCTTTTTTCTTGAAATGGGTCCTCCAgtaattttttatctcattgtCTGTTCTTCCTGGCAAGCTTCGAGCAATTGTTGACCACCTAAATTTTTGATTTAGTAGTAAAACTCTCAGCATCAAACTTTGTAAGCTCACTAATTTCAAGACCATGAAATCTtagttagtttaaaaaaaaataaaaaaataaaaaactgaccTGTTCCCCCACCTAGCATGCAGCTCTAGAATTATGCTCTCTTCATGAGGGGTTATCTGCCCCCTCTTGAGGTCTGGCCTCAAATAATTAACCCATCTCAATCTACAGCTCTTCCCATTCCTTTTTAACCCTGTTCAggcaaaaacagagaaatatgTCATCCCTAAATCCAAAAACGAGGAAATGGGCAACAATTAGACATCAGGATGACACCAACAAAAAACCAAGAAGGAATGAAACTATAATCCGCCAACTCAAGAAAAGCATTAGCATGCAAGAGTAGCCACCATGAAAGGTAGAAAAGGAAGACTGTTCCTCTCATTGCACCGCAAGTCTGCTATAATTAAGCTGTTTAATGACCTTGAAAGAATTTTTGACAAACAAAATTCAGAGTCTCCAAAGTTCAGATCCCTCCCCCCATTTTCCCATTCCCATGCATTATGCAGTTAGATAGAATGATAATGTTATAATTTTAGCTATATCAATTGGGCTGAGTTGTTACCTACAATCCTAGCAACAGAGTTCCATCGTCCTTCACCATGCAGCCTGACATACTCAAAAAGCAATTTATCTTCCTCAGCAGTCCAAGGTCCCTTCCTCCAGCCCTCTTCTTCTATTATACCCCAACCCAAATGGCCTGCCATGACCACCCCAACTCTTGCAAAAAGCAAAAGCTCTGAATGACTTCTCAGGTGATTTTGGTCTGCAAAATTCTATGGTACCTTGAGTTTGTGCTTGCAACATGTTTATATATGCCCCTAAAGCCCCTTGCTTCATTTCATTAATCAATTGGAAGTCCTTTTCAACTACTGTTTTAGGGTACGGATGATCTCAAGGAATCCCATCATCTACTAAAATTACCAAATTACCCCTACTTTTTCTTTGTTGTCATGGGCTTGGATTATAAAACTGAATAGTTCGAAGTTATGAACAAATCCTCACTGTTTATGTGTGGTCCTGACTCTTGAGTAGTAATCCAAAGTTATCATAACAATCAAGCAGCTATAATGCTTTGATCAAGCAGTTAGAAGTGGGCATATTGATGTCAATTATTTCGTGAATACAAGGTCATTTGAGGAATCTAAAGATCTGCTTGGGGATTGGGTGGAATAATCTGATCTGATAAGGATCCAAAATCAATAACATAGATTATATAGGTTAATGCTAAAGtgatataaaagagaaatacgACTCTCATGGCCGAGGACACGTGTTAGTTGTCCTTATGCATCTAGACAACATTAAAATTAATAGCTGTTAGCATATACAAGCTAAGAGATGTGACATAAGCTACAAGCCTACAAGCATGCTGGGTGcaatttaacttaaaaaataagaagaccAATGGGTTTTTACCATCTGTTGGGTTTGATTACTTATTAAGGAGAGCGATACAAGAAATCTCCATTAAATCTGAATAAATTGGAATCTGTTGGATGACATTTTGGGTATTGGGGTACTAAAATATTGAGGGTATTGCTGTCTTTGGCAGTTCACCATGTGACAGGTGGTGTTTTTGGGTAACAGTTCCGGAAATGAGAGACACTGTTTTTGCTGTCACAGGTGTATGGATTTTCCTTGCTGATCTTGAGATTGAGGAGCCACATACTTGCTCTCCCAGAAATCAATAAACATTATATTGTTAATCTATTGAACTGATTAGGGAATAAGACGGAGATAATGTGATGGAGATAATGTGATCAGCCAAGCAAACTCAGACTGAAAACTTGGTGCTTGATGGGTTCATGCTATAAGATGTACTCCATCAGATGATCAACATTAAAATTTTCAGGTTCTTGTGACTTGAAATAATATGATGCCTTGATATATCTAAGCAACTTGAAaaggagaaatgatatttgcagttttaGAGCGTTTAGTCTCCTTTTTTCATAGATAAATCTGAagcccataaaaaaaataattttttttaattgtgatcctcacttttctttttcaaatagagTACACAGAGACTACACACTCCAGCTAggactatatatagcattacccCTTGAACAgccatgttttttattttaaatagtaattaattaggaaaaaacccataaaatcaggAAGAGGTCTTCATTCTAGGACCATTTGTCCATTTCTCTACGTATATAAACTTGCAAATGTTGTGTCATCTGAAAACCTACTTAATGTATATATTCTGATGAGTATtagcattattttcttttggaaCCGTAGATCTCCGACCTTACTGCAAGGAAGATATGTGTGATGCTCTCAAGTCACTACTGCATGCATCATCTGGAAATCTCTccagttattattattaattagtgCTCTAGAGACTACTCATGATCCGTGTTTAGTAGggattatcaaaaaaatcaaaaccctaTATAGGTAAATAAAATACTTGAACAAAACAAATCTGTCTAACAGCTAGCATGTGTGTGCTTAAAGGCACACAAGCCATAAGATTTTCATATTCCTTGCTCCAAcaactttattttgttttcttatgtATGGGAGTCTTTTCAGGGTAGATTTTGGATGGAGTTTGTGGGATTGTTGTGGAATCATtaattcatttctcttttattttatattaactgCAATGGGATATTCTAATTGCTGTTTCTTGCCACTGGTTTCTAGAAGCTCGATCAGTTCAGGACTTGGAAAATAAAGATATGTTTTCTTAACTTCTTAGATATTTATGTTGAGTCAGATTGTCACTTGGGTGACCAGCCAATTGCTTTTGTTCTACTTTTTGTTGTTTATAGGGATGAAACTAGAAATTGTGCTAGAATTAGCATGATTTGCAGGATCTTAGTTATCGGATTAGATCCACGTTTAAGATCTGTTTTAATAGAAAATGGTGAATTTTGATCCTTCTAACAAGATTAATAATCGATATGGAATCCATCAAAGTTTTTTGTTTCTACTTTTAATTATTGATCGTACCCTGATTTATTTGAGTGAGGCTTGATCTAATTAATAACCTTATCTTTCCTCATTATATACGATTCAACAAAGATTTGGAGAACTACTGGTGTGAATCAGTGTGTTTGTCTGTGTGTGTAGTATATGTACGATGGATccgagtaatgctatatatagtcaTGAATTGTGTAAACGTAAcgcattccttttaaaaaagagtgagtttatcatttaaaaagtaatattttcatataaatcacatatttacttactttttcaaaatgagtgcaaATCTTTGCACACTCTATAACTACCAATATGATTTCTCTAATCAATATTGTATTATTCATtttgtatgtttatttttattgcgCTCTCCATCTTAAGAGTAAGGGACCCAAATCTATAGATGATATGATACCTATTTATTGGGCTTTTTGTATAgagtttggttttgttttgcaGCAGCCCGATTTAATGACTCGACAAGAATTCGCTACggttttttgatatttttgagaCTTGCTTTTTGCTCTTAATCTGACCTGACCCGCTAATTagaatttactatatattatattaaattcttGTATGGTCTCCCATTAGGATTTTTCACATATATGCACTACTTATTTATGATGCAATCTCTATTCGACtatcatttgaaataaaattttctatataaacACGTTGCTGAACCACATAAATTTTGTATTCGTATGTGGTTGATTCTATATTTGTTATACTTTACTATTTTCTCTTATCATTCCTAACAATACCAACGAAGACTATACACTAAGCTGATCATCTAGGaaatctatatatatgagtccggggggggggggggggggggggggggtgttgtcTCTACAacttttatattaaatgttttcATCCTTGATATGTATACATTTTAAATATGTGTCATTTAAGTAAttgattgatatataaataataaaaccacTTAAAATGAATTATTAAAGTTAATCCTAATTCTTTGTAACCAGTCACAAGGGTGAGATTATTGCTGAGCACAGCACTACGTTATACGATACGACAGAAACTACAACCTGGCATTTAAACAGCAAACTATAGAACTGAGATATTGTTGAAGGTAGGTAAGCTGGATTTGGATTAGTGATCTCGTGATCatgcttaattttccttttgaacTGCAACTTTGACTCGAAATTTTTTCGGCGTTGACCATAGCTATCACGGCTGGCTAAAAGCATATGAAAATACCGTTCTCAgtcattataaaatatatatttaaaaaaaaatatcctgaATATAAATTTGACTTTTTACGGTCAGCTTTCATTTTTACCGTACCTGTAACCTAGCTTTTTCcttgatatatttataaaaatgattatttgaaaTTGATTATATGTGACGagaatgattatttataattaaaatagatttattttaataaaaaataattatttttgtagaaaaTAACTACCTACAACTGAATAATGCTACAGAAAATTCGGGTTAATAATGCTTATTGTTGGGGACCTGATTTTGTTAGAAAATTGATTGTTGAGGTCCGGAGTGCAAAAGTTGACCATGGCACTCTCGATCGGAAATATACCCATATCCATATCTAAATTCAAACTTGCATGCAGCATGCATTAAGACTGAACCACAAAGCCATGactccccctccccccaaaaaaAGCGTCAGTTCTGCCCATTTTCACATCCACACTCACTCCACTTATCCATTTTTACAGTCACTAGACTCCACAAACTCCACTTATGGTGCGTGTAGGGTTACTGCTTATTTTAAGAcaaatgatttttataaattttaaatagacaagTCTCCTCTGGCATCTGTGTAAAAAGTAGACTCCATATTGAAAAAGTGtgaaaaaaactattattttttagtgggatttatttttttacaaatgacCTATACGGAACTTGTTTATTTCGTTTTTCAATGACGTTTTGATCTTTCTTAAGTTAGAAATTCTTTGTTGATTGAAGAGAATGAGATTTCTTACAATTTTTaacctaattaatttttttttataatattaaaagagGTAAACACATGACCATATGGACATAACTATAGTAAAATATGTTCGAGATTAATATAGATtcgaatattatattatatattcagtGGATTCGACATTCCATATATATCTCTCGATCTCTAAATTATACAAAGCTTTTGAActtagaaattataaaaaaaatcgtaATGCCGATTGAAGTAAGGTAATCGAGACTATTCAGATCAGAAACTGTAGAAGCTAGCAATTTAAGTGGTAACCAAACTTGTTGTCGTCAACATGATAATCTTTCAATGCTTTGGCTGTAGGGCACTAGCGACCAATCAACCTAATCGATCGGCTTACTTTAACAAAGTATGATATCAGGAGatcataattaatttaatgCATTTGTGACCATAATGATCATTTTGACTCTTACTTagctgtgcaccaatgtgatcaGAGCTGGCCAGTTCAGACTTATCTATCAACCTTTCTCTTCACCTTTGAATTTGTTGTAATCAACTTAATTAATAAGGTgttgtttgaaaaagttataataataagatgagatgaaaccgtTTCTGTATCCAAACGGCTCTGTACTTTGAGTACTACTGTATAAAATCTTGAAcaagaaattttaaataaaagcctTACACCACATACTTccaactaattaatatataatttattatttttatcgttcGTTTTGATGCTTTGTGTTTAATTAAAGCAAAAAAAGACAAATTATATGTTAGTTAGATACTAAAAATGTGTATAAGACTTCTTTATAAGACATATCAATGTTGAGCATATATATGCGCCGTATATCCTGACCAAACTTTCTGACTAGAGAGCATTAAGGATTGTGCCCCAGTTTTGGTCAAGCAGTCGACTCAGAAGTCTATCCTCTCTGAAGTCGACTCTGAAGTAGGCACACATTACATTATCTTCGTCCTTTTTCTGGCACATATGCAGTTGCCATCATGCTCTCCATTATATGCTTGTTTTCTCCTAATAATTGCAGATTTTTAGCCCTACATAATGATATACACTAAAGTCAAATAGATGCTCTCCATCCTAAGTGAAATGGGTGATGAGCTTTTTGGTACAAAATATGAGGATGTTTTAATCGTGGTGCTCCCAAAAAGCTATATTGACATGTGAAATAATCAAAACTCCTAATATTTTGTACCGAATGGGTCATTTCtatttccttgtttttttttttttctgaaaaggAGAAACACTGTTCCATTCATAAGCGGACAATTAAAACTTTTGATCTataaaatacaaatcaaaaaCTAACCATTTCTCACTCTCCAGCCCACAAATTTCTTTACAGCTGACAGAGTCTTGTCCAATGCTTTCAGACTAACAGTCTGAGAGACAGACCTCCAGACTACACGTCTGAGAGACTTAAACGTGTCTTAGATGGTATAGACTACCATCTAAGACAATCCACACAACTCCCCCTCCTATGGAGTGGAGTACAAAACTCTACGGACCCCCGGTCCTAGTTTCATTTCGTTAAAGTTGGGTGTTAAAAGTAGAGAAATATTTATCATTGTTCTAAATTTTATCATACTAAATCGCATTGGTTGATGTGTCATATTTTGAATAGATTTCAGTGAAAGTTGGGTGTATGAAACCACTTAAATATAACACATTAGGTGATGTGGCAAATGATGATAAAACTAAGAATAAAGAATAACATTTAGGGGTGGAAGACTATCGGTCCGGACCAGAAAAACCGACCGAACTGGACTGATAGTCTTATTAATTGGTCTTagggtgcttttttttttttttttgtaaccaaACTAAACCAAAACTGGccgaatatatgtatatatatatttaaatattttttataaataatatatcattttatatagtagttgtataaattaattatataattttcatttaaggGATTACCATTTAGtatatatacaatgaaattatttaatattcattaatcatatataaaatattaaagagatcacttaatttttattttattattttaattaatttttttttttcagaaagagaaaaaaaaatgttcatgaACTGAATGGATCAATAGCTAACAGtccaatccaataaaaatgaTGGACCGAAATTTTCAATCCTTGACCTCCTCCTAACCAAACCGAACcaattacaaccttaataacaTTGCTTGTCGAAAAACTATTAAGAAGATGATAAATCTCACTTAAATTAATGTAGAAAGGGCTACTTTCTTGTAGCAAAGCTCACCTCATGCATATCATCTCTATATAAATCGAGATAGTCATGAATTGTTGAATTTCTACCACGAGAATAGAGTCTAGACTAAAACCATCCATACTTTCTTTTATAGCCTTTAAGCATGATAAaggtaaataaaaatataatttatcatattagaAACCTAATAATTGTGGCTGCCATTATCGTGGACTCTTAAGGAAATAACCACTTTCCTTTGAACCTAATATGCTTAATATAGGTGGAGTTGATTATAATTTGTGTGAGCActgtttctttttctgttcTCATCAATGGTGAGCCTAAAGGTCTCATAGTTTCCTCTAGAGGTCTTAGACAAGAGATCATTTATCTCTTTATCTGTTCTTATTATGAACTAAAGGGCTTATATGTCTACTGCAAAAAATTGTTGCTGAGTACCAAATTAAAGGCATTCAAATTTGCAGAGGAGCACCTCGAATCAACAAGctattttttgcagatgattgtgttttattttacaaGGCTGATATGCAGGAGAATTTGAAGATTCAACATCAACTAGAAATGTATGAGCAGGCATCAGGTCAACAAGTCAATAGAGCAAAAACAGTAATAGTATTAAGCagaaatgttttaaatactCAACAAGAAGGCCTTCTGTTATTGTAGGGAGTTCAAAATTTCCATCAGTATGACAAATATCTGGGGCTGCCTCAAATAGTTGGGCGTGCAAAACATCAAAGTTTTCTCTAAGATAAAATATAGAGTATGACAGAAACTAAAATGTTGGAAAGAAAAGTTGTTGTCACAAAGGGGAAAAGAGATTCTGATCAAGGTAGTAGCTATGTCTATATCAACTTATACGATGAGTTACTTTAAACTGCTAGATGGATTTTGTAAGAAGTTAGAGATAATGATGTCTAAGTTTTGGTAGGGACAgaagaatgaaaagaacaatACTCATGAGGTTAGTTTGAGGAAGATGTGTGAACCTAAGAAAGATAGAGGCATAGGGTTTAAAGATCTCAAACTGTttaatgtggcacttcttgcaAAATAAGGTTGGAGAGTTATGTATGAGGAGTCCACTCTTCTGCATAAGATctataaagtaaaatatttcCCCAACACAGATTTTCTAGAAGCAAAGTTTGGATATTTCCCATCGTATACATGGAGAGATATTTGGGAAGCAAAGAACAGTTTGAAATTTGGATGTCGATGGAGGGTGGGTAATGGATCCAATATAAAACTATGGACAAATTACTAGATTCCTCACCATAGACAGCTGAAACAAAGTGTTAATGAGGGTGTGTTGGATGTTAATCAAAATATAGAATACCTCATTGATAAGTATA
This genomic interval from Carya illinoinensis cultivar Pawnee chromosome 2, C.illinoinensisPawnee_v1, whole genome shotgun sequence contains the following:
- the LOC122294875 gene encoding transcription factor MYB2-like isoform X2; the encoded protein is MAGHLGWGIIEEEGWRKGPWTAEEDKLLFEYVRLHGEGRWNSVARIVGLKRNGKSCRLRWVNYLRPDLKRGQITPHEESIILELHARWSTIARSLPGRTDNEIKNYWRTHFKKKAKVPSDASKKAKTRLLRKQQFHQQQQQQQQQQQCQQIQQQQQQLQMNQVDMERIMALLDENEHRATSQPQVKHGMTTIFPNTIEEQNYLSSLLHSNLPVPEASNEDIIWDGLWMDDVHGNFNIVASATSRASLHNLVTPFS
- the LOC122294875 gene encoding transcription factor MYB2-like isoform X1, encoding MAGHLGWGIIEEEGWRKGPWTAEEDKLLFEYVRLHGEGRWNSVARIVGLKRNGKSCRLRWVNYLRPDLKRGQITPHEESIILELHARWGNRWSTIARSLPGRTDNEIKNYWRTHFKKKAKVPSDASKKAKTRLLRKQQFHQQQQQQQQQQQCQQIQQQQQQLQMNQVDMERIMALLDENEHRATSQPQVKHGMTTIFPNTIEEQNYLSSLLHSNLPVPEASNEDIIWDGLWMDDVHGNFNIVASATSRASLHNLVTPFS